From one Pseudomonas sp. S35 genomic stretch:
- a CDS encoding glutathione S-transferase N-terminal domain-containing protein yields the protein MSAPSMTLFHNPASPFVRKVRVLLLETGQQDRVALQVCMPTPVNPDAQLVQSNPVGKIPALRLADGSVLHDSRVILDYLDHQHVGNPLIPRDGSARWRRLTLASMADGIMDAAVLVRYETALRPLEKHWAPWLDEQRHKIRRALAEWEQDAIAELTSHFDIAAISAACALGYLDFRHPDMQWRLDNPKLAAWYTEVSLRPSMQQTQPPV from the coding sequence ATGTCCGCCCCCAGCATGACCTTGTTCCACAACCCCGCTTCGCCCTTTGTGCGCAAAGTCCGCGTGCTGTTGCTTGAGACCGGCCAGCAGGATCGCGTGGCCTTGCAAGTGTGCATGCCGACCCCGGTTAACCCGGACGCCCAACTGGTGCAAAGCAACCCCGTGGGCAAGATCCCGGCCCTGCGTCTGGCCGACGGCAGTGTGCTGCACGACAGCCGGGTGATCCTCGACTACCTCGACCACCAGCACGTCGGCAACCCGCTGATCCCCCGCGACGGCTCGGCGCGCTGGCGCCGCCTGACCCTGGCTTCGATGGCCGACGGCATCATGGATGCCGCCGTGCTGGTGCGTTACGAAACCGCCCTGCGCCCGCTGGAAAAACACTGGGCCCCGTGGCTTGATGAACAACGCCACAAGATCCGCCGCGCCCTTGCCGAATGGGAGCAGGATGCGATTGCCGAACTGACCAGCCACTTCGACATCGCCGCCATCAGCGCGGCCTGTGCCTTGGGTTACCTGGATTTTCGCCATCCGGACATGCAATGGCGGCTGGACAACCCCAAGCTTGCGGCCTGGTACACCGAGGTCAGCCTGCGCCCTTCGATGCAGCAGACCCAGCCACCGGTCTAG
- the creD gene encoding cell envelope integrity protein CreD, with amino-acid sequence MNRSLLFKLGAIALLILLLLIPLLMINGIISDRQQLRDGVLMDIARSSSYAQRLTGPVMVVPYRKTVREWKLNEKLNKRYEETREVRGRLYFLPERFELDGKVQTELRARGIYQARLFHADNRISGRFVLPQQWGITENYADYRFEPAFLAVGISDIRGIENALKLEMGSQRLEFSPGSQVGWLGEGVHVELPAQDNKKPAAMDFAFDLRLQGTEQLQVVPVGKTSQVSLASNWPHPSFIGNFLPTQREVTDQGFTANWQTSFFSTNLEEALRGCLSENSCEDFNSRSFGVNFIDPVDQYLKSDRAIKYALLFIALTFAGFFLFEVLKSLAVHPIQYALVGVALAFFYLLLLSLSEHLGFALAYLISASACVMLIGFYVCHVLRSVAHGLGFSAGLAALYGLLYGLLSAEDYALLMGSLLLFGLLGTVMVLTRKLDWYGVGKRKVVEPLEFDLEAVQ; translated from the coding sequence ATGAACCGCAGCCTGCTTTTCAAACTTGGCGCGATTGCGCTGCTGATCCTGCTGTTGCTGATTCCGTTGCTGATGATCAACGGCATCATCAGCGACCGCCAGCAACTGCGCGACGGCGTATTGATGGACATCGCCCGCAGCTCCAGCTACGCCCAGCGCCTCACCGGCCCGGTGATGGTGGTGCCGTATCGCAAGACCGTGCGCGAGTGGAAGCTCAATGAAAAGCTCAACAAGCGCTATGAAGAAACCCGTGAAGTGCGTGGTCGTTTGTACTTCCTGCCGGAGCGTTTTGAGCTCGACGGCAAGGTGCAGACCGAGCTGCGCGCACGGGGCATTTACCAAGCGCGGCTGTTCCACGCCGACAACCGCATCAGCGGGCGTTTTGTACTGCCGCAGCAATGGGGCATCACCGAGAACTATGCCGATTACCGTTTTGAACCGGCGTTTCTCGCGGTGGGCATCAGCGATATTCGCGGCATTGAAAACGCGTTGAAACTGGAAATGGGCAGCCAGCGCTTGGAGTTCTCGCCGGGCAGCCAGGTGGGCTGGCTGGGGGAGGGGGTACACGTCGAACTGCCGGCGCAGGACAACAAGAAGCCGGCCGCGATGGACTTCGCCTTCGACCTGCGCCTGCAAGGCACCGAACAACTGCAAGTGGTACCTGTGGGCAAGACCAGCCAGGTCTCACTCGCATCCAACTGGCCGCACCCGAGCTTTATCGGCAACTTCCTGCCGACTCAGCGCGAGGTCACCGACCAAGGCTTTACCGCCAACTGGCAGACCTCGTTCTTCTCCACCAACCTTGAAGAAGCCCTGCGCGGTTGCCTGTCGGAAAACAGCTGTGAGGACTTCAACAGCCGCAGCTTTGGGGTGAACTTCATCGACCCGGTGGACCAGTACCTCAAGAGCGACCGTGCGATCAAATACGCGCTGCTGTTTATCGCCCTGACCTTTGCCGGCTTCTTCTTGTTCGAAGTGCTCAAGAGCCTGGCGGTGCACCCGATTCAATACGCCCTGGTAGGCGTGGCACTGGCGTTTTTCTACCTGCTGCTGTTGTCGTTGTCCGAGCACTTGGGCTTTGCCTTGGCGTACCTGATTTCGGCCAGTGCCTGTGTGATGTTGATCGGCTTTTATGTGTGCCATGTGTTGCGCAGCGTCGCCCACGGCCTGGGGTTTTCGGCGGGGTTGGCGGCGCTGTATGGCTTGCTGTACGGGCTGTTGAGTGCCGAGGATTACGCGCTGTTGATGGGCTCGCTGTTGCTGTTCGGCCTGCTGGGCACGGTGATGGTGCTGACGCGTAAGCTGGACTGGTATGGGGTCGGCAAGCGCAAGGTGGTTGAACCGTTGGAGTTTGATCTGGAGGCAGTACAATGA
- the creC gene encoding two-component system sensor histidine kinase CreC produces MRLGLRIFLVYALFIGLTGYFVLSTVMKEIRPGVRQSTEETLVDTANLLAEILRDDVKNRTLGQSHWPELLKAYGNRQPGATIWGLPKNQVNHRIYVTDAKGIVLLDSTGEAVGQDYSKWNDVYLTLRGEYGARSTRSEVDDATSSVMHVGAPIRDNGQIIGVVTVAKPNSSLQPYVDRTERRLLWYGAGLVILGLLLGALLSWWLSVALRRLTAYAEAVSEGRRAELPHYRGGELKQLSTAVEHMRTQLEGKAYVEHYVHTLTHELKSPLAAIRGAAELLQGDMSREQQQRFVGNIDSESARLQQLIERLLNLAQVEQRQGLEEQASIALAALVDEVLKAQCARIESAGLHVEQTIAADVKVFGEPFLLRQALGNLLENALDFTPPGGLLKFAAQTHHNAVQVSLFNQAAPIPDYALPRLSERFYSLPRPVSGRKSTGLGLNFVEEVMKLHGGALQIGNVPGGVRVELHLHTVSTLPT; encoded by the coding sequence ATGCGCCTGGGGCTGCGGATTTTCCTGGTGTATGCGCTGTTTATCGGCCTGACGGGTTACTTTGTGCTCAGCACCGTGATGAAGGAAATCCGCCCCGGCGTGCGCCAGTCCACCGAAGAAACCCTGGTGGACACCGCCAACCTGTTGGCCGAGATCCTGCGCGACGACGTCAAAAACCGCACCCTCGGCCAGAGCCACTGGCCGGAGTTGCTCAAGGCCTACGGCAACCGCCAGCCGGGCGCGACCATCTGGGGCCTGCCGAAAAACCAGGTCAACCACCGCATTTATGTCACCGACGCTAAGGGCATCGTGCTGCTCGACTCCACGGGCGAAGCGGTGGGCCAGGACTACTCCAAATGGAACGATGTCTACCTGACCCTGCGCGGCGAATACGGCGCCCGTTCCACCCGCAGCGAAGTGGATGACGCCACTTCATCCGTGATGCACGTGGGCGCGCCGATCCGCGACAACGGCCAGATCATCGGCGTGGTCACCGTGGCCAAGCCGAACAGCTCGTTGCAGCCCTACGTCGACCGTACAGAGCGGCGCCTGCTGTGGTACGGCGCTGGGCTGGTCATCCTGGGCCTGCTGCTGGGCGCGCTGCTGTCGTGGTGGTTGAGCGTGGCGCTGCGGCGGCTGACGGCCTATGCCGAGGCGGTCAGTGAAGGCCGGCGCGCCGAGTTGCCTCACTATCGCGGTGGCGAGTTGAAGCAGTTATCCACCGCCGTGGAGCACATGCGCACGCAGTTGGAAGGCAAGGCCTATGTCGAGCATTACGTGCACACCCTGACCCACGAATTGAAAAGCCCGCTGGCGGCGATTCGCGGCGCGGCGGAGTTGTTGCAGGGCGATATGAGCCGCGAGCAGCAGCAGCGCTTTGTTGGCAATATCGACAGCGAAAGCGCGCGCCTGCAACAGTTGATCGAGCGGCTGCTGAACCTGGCGCAAGTGGAACAGCGCCAGGGCCTGGAAGAGCAGGCAAGTATCGCGCTCGCAGCCTTGGTCGACGAAGTGCTCAAGGCCCAATGTGCGCGGATCGAAAGCGCCGGTTTGCACGTGGAGCAGACGATTGCGGCGGATGTGAAGGTGTTCGGCGAGCCCTTCCTACTGCGCCAGGCACTGGGCAACCTGCTGGAAAACGCCTTGGATTTCACACCGCCTGGCGGCCTGTTGAAATTTGCCGCACAGACGCACCACAACGCTGTGCAGGTCAGCCTGTTCAACCAGGCTGCGCCGATTCCCGACTACGCCTTGCCGCGCCTGAGCGAGCGTTTTTATTCGCTGCCACGCCCGGTCAGCGGGCGCAAAAGCACGGGCTTGGGCCTTAATTTTGTCGAGGAAGTGATGAAGCTGCATGGCGGCGCGTTGCAGATCGGCAATGTGCCTGGTGGCGTGCGCGTGGAACTGCATCTCCACACAGTCTCCACATTGCCCACATAA
- the creB gene encoding two-component system response regulator CreB: MPHILIVEDEAAIADTLLFALQGEGFTTTWLSLGQEALAHQRQTPADLIILDIGLPDISGFETCKQLRRFSEVPVMFLSARDAEIDRVVGLEIGADDYVVKPFSPREVAARVRAILKRVGPGVAPAVFQVDLERMQITYRGQPLSLTRHEFRLLQSLLEQPERVFSREQLLDAVGVPADAGYERNIDSHIKSLRSKLRSVAADAEPIQTHRGLGYSYSPSNS, translated from the coding sequence ATGCCCCACATCCTGATTGTCGAAGACGAAGCGGCGATAGCCGACACGCTGCTATTCGCCCTGCAAGGCGAGGGCTTTACCACCACCTGGCTGAGCCTCGGCCAGGAGGCGCTGGCCCATCAGCGCCAGACCCCTGCCGACCTGATCATCCTCGACATCGGCCTGCCGGACATCAGCGGTTTTGAAACCTGCAAGCAATTGCGCCGCTTCAGTGAAGTGCCGGTGATGTTCCTCAGTGCGCGGGACGCTGAGATCGACCGTGTGGTGGGCTTGGAGATTGGCGCCGATGACTATGTGGTCAAACCGTTCAGCCCTCGGGAAGTGGCGGCGCGGGTGCGGGCGATCCTCAAGCGGGTCGGCCCCGGTGTTGCACCGGCAGTGTTCCAGGTCGATTTGGAGCGCATGCAGATCACTTATCGCGGCCAACCCTTGAGCCTTACGCGGCATGAGTTCCGCCTGCTGCAAAGCCTGCTGGAACAACCCGAACGCGTGTTCAGCCGCGAGCAATTACTCGATGCGGTGGGCGTACCGGCGGATGCCGGCTACGAGCGCAATATCGACAGCCATATCAAAAGCCTGCGCAGCAAACTGCGTAGCGTGGCGGCGGATGCCGAGCCGATCCAGACCCATCGCGGCCTGGGCTACAGCTACAGCCCGAGCAATAGCTGA
- a CDS encoding ATP-dependent zinc protease: MKSILAALALVALPVMAAEPTLYGRYEYIQLPEIGETFKAKMDTGALTASLSARDIETFTRDGDDWVRFRLGGKDASNKVYEHKVSRISKIKSRADEDDDKDEASVAKRPVIDLEMCLGDVKRTVEVNLTDRSSFNYPLLIGAKALREFGAAVNPARRYTADKPDC; the protein is encoded by the coding sequence GTGAAATCTATCCTTGCCGCTCTTGCCCTCGTCGCACTGCCTGTCATGGCCGCCGAACCGACCTTGTACGGTCGCTACGAATACATCCAACTGCCGGAGATCGGTGAAACCTTCAAGGCCAAGATGGACACCGGCGCGCTGACTGCTTCGCTGTCGGCCCGTGATATCGAAACCTTCACCCGTGATGGCGACGATTGGGTGCGCTTCCGCCTCGGCGGCAAGGACGCCTCCAACAAGGTCTACGAACACAAGGTCTCGCGCATCAGCAAGATCAAGAGCCGCGCCGACGAAGACGACGACAAGGACGAAGCCAGCGTCGCCAAGCGCCCGGTGATCGACCTGGAAATGTGCCTGGGCGACGTCAAGCGCACGGTCGAGGTCAACCTCACCGACCGCAGCAGCTTCAACTACCCACTGCTGATCGGCGCTAAAGCCTTGCGTGAATTTGGCGCAGCGGTAAACCCGGCTCGTCGGTACACTGCCGACAAACCGGACTGCTGA